A window of Loxodonta africana isolate mLoxAfr1 chromosome 3, mLoxAfr1.hap2, whole genome shotgun sequence genomic DNA:
CCGGAACCAAGAACTGGGAAGACTGACATGGTTTGAACAGGTGGGGAGCATCTGCAACATGGACTGCTCCCTGCTGGCCACTGGTGACACAGGCTCTGAGGTCCCCAACTTAGCACAGACCTGCAGACCATCTGACTTCTATGTTCTAACGGGGGTGAGCTGAAAGTCTACCTTCCTCCTCATCTTCCGTACCACACTTTGTTTTGATGGTTTGACATCTTTATTGAGATATTGGTCTCATACCTTGTAATCctaacaattttattttcttagtaaAATGCACACCCCATAAAATTTGCTGTTTTAACCACTTTTAAGTGCACAATCCAGTGGCATCATCACACAGTGTGGTGTCACCATCATCACTAttctttccaaaactttttcaccaccccaaacagattctgtacccattaagcactAACttcccatttctccctccccagcccagggtaaccactaatttactttctgtctctatgcatttctcCATTCTAGATAtctcacataaatggaatcatacatattcatctttttctctcaggattatttcacttagtacagtgttttcaaagttcatacATTTTGTATTATGTATTAGAATTTCGTTCCTTCTAATGGtgaaaattttttaaacttttttttttttgcagtgcacCAACCTTGCCCTTTATTAACTGTaaaccattttcttttttaaagttcctCTCATTTATTTCCATAGATCCATTAAATCTAGTAAtatccttttaaaaaaagaaaattgccccCAGGCTAAATTATTTCATGTTATCTTTGTTTTGAAATGCTCTTCTGCCTTCAAAGAGAAAAGTCTGCAGGTAGGACATTGTTCTTTTGGAGATTGTACCCTAAGTCACAGGTCACAGAGTACCTCAAAGGCCACCTGAGGCACCCCCCTCAAATCACTAGTGAGGAAATAGGCTCAGGGGGTTCTTGGTCTTACCTAAGATCACGCATGAGGCAGGAGTCAGAGCCAGGGTAGAATCCACCTGACTGGACGTCTGAGGGTCTGTACCCTGTGTAATGAGGGGACTGTGGTGTCACCATGACAATGGTTATGTGGGCAGTCCTCCTGGCTTCACCCTGGCCCCCCTCAGCACAGGACAGGCCTCTGGCCCCTCCGAGGAAGAGATCTTGCTCACGTGCCCTCTGTGACTGCCACTCTCATGTCACTGTCCTGGTTTGGGGGTGGGTCGATGTGAGGGTTATCTAGCTGGCTGGCAGGGCATTTCTGGGGCTGCACTTCATACGCAGCCTCATTGCTGGGTCTGATTCCTGGATTTACAGCCACATGTTGGACTGAAATGCTAATTGATGAATTTACAGTTTTTTCCTTATAATCTTTTGCCAAAGGACTGACAAAGGGCAGGGTCCTTAACAGTCCATGAAAAGAAAACACTGAGACCACATTTCCTGTTCTCTGTCCCTGGTCGTGGGTGGTCAGTCCTGTCCACTGGTACTTTGTTCCTGTAGAGGAGAACCAATCATGGAGCATCAGACCTCCCAGGAGCTTTTCTGATAGACCAGGAGTTCTTTTCCTTGTGTAGGTGCTGATTTTAATCTCTCTGGTTGTAGAGCAGTCACATTTTGGTCTGAGTCCGCCAGCCTGGGCCTCACAGAGTTCTAGAGAACTCAGTACCAAGGAGCAAAGACTGAGCAAGGCCCTAAGGAAAGGGAGGCGAGGAGCATTACTCCTCATGTGTTTCTGGCTTGCCTCCCCAAGTGCACCGCAGGCAGAGGAAGCCACTGAGAGGTCCAGGTGCCTTTGGCTTCTGTGCGTCCAAACCTAGGCTACCCGAATCTTCCAAGCTGGTGGCAGAAATGGCATTTACTCACTCCCGctctctaggaaaccctggtggcgtagtggttaagtgctatggctgctaacctaagggttggcagttccaatctgccaggcgctccttggaaactctatggggcagttctactctgtcctgtagggtcgctatgagtctaaatcaactcgcCGGCAACGGGTTTTGGCCCTCTAGGCTGGGCGCCCAGAGCTGGGAGGGGAAGGGTTGGGGGGGTCTGCAGGCAGGCGGTGAGAGGGGCAGGGGCGGGAGAAGGGAACGCGCAGACTcagcggggcgggggcggggcgagCGTCACAGAACTCCGCCCGGGACCGCTTGGTAAAGTCCGACCTCAGCTCCCTTGACGTGGATCAGCTGAGACCACCGCGGACACGTACACCATGGCCATGACTCTGGGTTACTGGGACTTCCGCGGGGTGAGCAAAGGGTCCGCTTGCTGGGGTGGGACGGGGGCGCGGTGGCGAGGACGTTCTGAGCAGGTTGGGGACCGATTCTAGAAGATTCCTCTGGAGCTTTGCTGGAGCTGAGCCCCACCCTGCAACCTGTACACCCTCGTCCAGGCTGAGTACTTTGGGCCTGGATGGGGTAGAAGATGGGGCGTACTAAAAGGCATCAGGAACgagctccgtggggttttctctCCTGTGTGAGAGTGGAGGGTGGCGACAGCTTACTTAGAAGAAGTCAGGCAGGCAGGATCCCACCATCTCTGACCCCTTCCCCCTGCTGTCTCTCCCAGCTGGGACATCCAATCCGCCTGCTCctggaatacacagactcaaacTATGAGGAGAAGAAGTACACGATGGGGGACGGTAATGGCACCCTTGTGTTGGCCCCTCTGCCAGCTAATGCTGATTTGGTAACAAGCAGCCCATGCCCTGGCCACCTGTTGCCCACCTCTGCAGGGCCTCCACCAGCTGGATCTGGGGCCTGCCCTTTCCTGGGACCTATTTGGCTGTGCAGCTGACCTGCCTGCTCAGGATGATGAGAGGGAATTGCTGCCCCCACCCTTTATCATTAATTGGAATCCAGTTTCCCCGTAGGGCTTGCCTAAGCCTTTTGTAAGCCTCGGTCCTGGGAGTGTGAGACTTAGTGGTTCTGTCAGCTGCCAGATCCACCAGTATCAGGGCACCTTGCAATGATGCTTGGTGTGGTTTCTGGGGACGGAATGTTGGACTACAAGGagatttgttttcatttcatCGTTCTCACCACAGCTCCAGACTATGACAGAAGCCAGTGGCTGAATGAGAAATTCAAGCTTGGCCTGGACTTTCCCAGTGTAGGTACAGGGGTGGGGGGCGGGAATTAAAAGgtgtctcttcctccatctccttCCCCCAGCCTGGAGTTTTACTACCAGGTGCCTTCTGCTCCACCCCTCTCATTTGTGGTTCTCTTCACTGCCTTTCCGTGGTGTTCCCTGTTCCAGATCACACATGCACTGTACATACATTTATTTAGTGCCTACCGTGGGCCAGGCCTTTCACAGGGGATGTGAGTGTTGGggagcctggtggtacaatgaACCTGCCTGGTTGCCATTGCAGCTGCCCTACTTGATTGATGGGGCTCGAAAGATCTCCCAGAGCAATGCCATCCTGCGCTACATTGCCCGCAAGCACGACCTGTGTGAGTGGGGCTGGGGGTAGGTGTGGGGGCACAGGAGGCCAGGCGGCCATTCCCAGGGCTTGGCTGCATGCGATGCTGAGGGTGAGTGTCTGATGTGTGGGCTGCAGGTGgggagacagaagaggagaagatCCGCATGGACATTCTGGAGAACCAGGTTATGGACTTTCGCAATGACCTCTCCAGAGTGTGCTACAGCCCTGACTTTGTGAGTCCCTGGTGGGCTGGGCCAGGGCAGGGTTTGGATTGGGAGTTGAGACTCTGGCATTTGCATCTACAGTGCTCCTGTTTACCCTTTGAACTCCTTAGAGCTCTGTTTCCTCCAAGGGGTCCCCTATACTGCTAGCAGAGTGACCTTCGTAACCCTAAATCTTCTCAAATGAAAACTCTGAATCAATCCCCTCTAATTACAGGATAACGCCTAGACTCCCCAGTGTGGAAATTAAGTTCCTAAACACCATGTTTAACTAGTTTTCCCAGTGTCTTTCCGTTGCTACTGACAGGATTCTCTTATATCCCAATTATTAGCCACACAGCATCACCATAGAGTCCATTTCTACAGGAatgcccttccctccctccttcctttcagcATCATGAATTCTCCTTATCTTTCAGGAAACGACTCAAACATCCTCTCCATTCTTGTGCCACCCCGCAAGCTAGAACTTCCACTTCTTTCCCTGAGCTCTTGTAGTTCTCGTTCTTTACATCGGAGCTGTGCACTTGGCCAGAGGCTCGCAGCGCTCCTGGGTCTGACTGAGAGGCGGGTTGGTGGAGATCAGTGGTGGTAGATTCCAGTCAGTGTCATTTTCCTCTGGGCCATCCCATTCATCTGACAAATGGGGTCGATACGTAGTCAGGGTCTAATAAATGCTGGCTGGGTCAAGTGGAAGCCTGGGTACTGGCCCAGTGGCAGTCCAGGGAGGATGTCGGCTCTCCCATGGCCATCTGGGTCATGGAGGCAGTGAGGGAGCTGCCTCTCTGTGCAGGGAGCGGGGTCTGAGAGTGGTGACAGCTGTTTTCTGCCCCAGGAAAAACTGAAGCCGCAGTACTTGGAGGAGCTCCCTGACAAGATGAGGCTCTTCTCAGAGTTCCTGGGGAAGCGGCCATGGTTTGCAGGGGACAAGGTAAAGGGGGCAGGAGATGGGGACACAGGTTGTCATTCTTCCCAGACAATGGAGCTTCCTATCCACTTGTCCTTGGCTTTCTGCAGATCACCTTTGTGGATTTCCTTGCTTATGATGTCATCGAACGGAGCCGTATCTTTGAGCCTAAGTGCCTGGACACGTTCCCAAACCTGAAGGACTTCATAGCCCGCTTTGAGGTGATGCTCTTGATCTCTCTTCCTCTTTgatgtttgtttttccttctcttttctccaTGAAACTTTCCCAGTTTCagagctaaaaacaacaaaaactagcaTTTCTGGAGCGCTTTGTTTTATGCCAGGACCCGTGCTAAGCATTCTGCATATATTGTGCcagatttaattttcacaacGTTACTGCAAGGTAGATAaaattatcatccccattttacacataaggaaactgaggccgaagGGGATAAGgaatttgctcaaagtcacagaGCCAGTAGAGGCTGTGCGGGGCTTCCTGTCAGCTTCTATGGGCTGTCATCAGTGGCTCTCCTTTTCCGGTGCCAAAAGGGAAAGCTCATGCCTTTCTCCTGCCTGAATTTCATAGCCCAAGAAAATATGGATGAGGCAGAACTTGAGGAGTGTGTATTTAGTTGGCAGCAGTAGGACTGAGACAAGGCAGCATTGATACTAAGTTCCAAAGACACAGACAATATTTATACTTGACCTTTAGAGAGCTTTGCAGCAATCCAGTCCATGTCTGGCCAAGTTCTGAAGTTGCCAGGTCTGCAGAGGTGCTGTGGTTGAGTATTTATGTGGGTGCCCCTGTGAAGGAttttatcttgaaatgttctatgGTGGGACagtgtccttccctccactcttctgCCTTTTCTGCTTCCCCATTGTTTAAGGTTTTCCATCTCTGAGATGGGTCAGTACATTTAACTCATGTTCACTGATGATCTGTGGATGAGGCAGTGGGTCAGGCACAGTAGGGCCTGCAAAGATGGCCCTGCCCTGGAGCCCACCCTTTGAGCTCAGTGTGATTGGTTAACTATAGCTAGTTCTCATCAACTTCTGGCCCTGGTCCAAGCTGAGTACCTTGGGGATGACACTGAGAGCTAGGATGACTGTGAATGTCATCTGTGGACTGGGGCCTGCAGTCTGTTGGGGCTTGGTCTCATTGAGTTTAGGAAGGTCCAGATGTCTTTCAATCCTTTAAAAATTATCTGTCCTGTTGTGATAGCCCAAAACACATACTTGAGTGTCATTTGGCCTGGACACCTTAGCTAGATGTGAGGTGGTCTGGGGCAGAGTGAAATTGGGCTCAGTTATCAGGCTGGGAAGCTTAGACTCTCTCCTGAGGGGGAATACTTAGAACCTAGCCCTACTCAGCATTGCTAGTCCAGCTCCCCCTATCAACCTGCATCATGATTTGCTGAGCCACTCCCTGAGATCCAGGCCTCTCTTGCAGGTTGCGCAGGCATGTTCTCagcccctttgttctgttcaagccCCATTCTGTGTGCAAACCCCAGGAAGCCGAgccacgccccccccccccagcctcCCTCTGTGAAAGGAGAAAGTTTGTTCCCCAGGAAGTGAGCTGTCCcctgtgggggagggggtggggtgcAGCCAAAGGAGCCTAGGACTGGGGAGAGGGAGAGCCAGGCTGGATTCCACCCCTGTCCACTGACTATCTGGGTGAGCAGTTGGAAGATGTTTAATCTCTGtgtacctcagtttccctgcTGATAAATGGCGATAGTAGAATGTATCTTGCAGTGCAGCCCAGAGAATTTCATAATCCTGTATTATAATCTCTGGTGGATATAAAGCATCTGGTAGTGTAGGATCTCCTCCATACGTAGGAGCTCTTATTAggataaaagatttttaaaaaaaaaattgaaagagttgtCTTACTGAATTCTTCAACAGGGCAGCAAACCTAAACTCTGGCCTTCTCTTCCCACCCTTAGGGCCTAGAGAGGATTTCTGCCTACATGAAGTCCAGCCGCTTCCGCCCACGTCCTGTCTTTGGAAAGGACTCTTTGTGGGACAATAAGTAGGGCCTGTAAATACAGGAGGTGGGAGGAGAAGCCAGTCCTGTGCCTGTTCCCTGGAGAACACCTGcccctctccccttctcctccccccaccccagcaccAGCCCTCTCCTCCCTTTCCGTTCTTTTCACTCTGTTCCCCTCCTCAAGGTCTTATTTGCCTCCTTTTCTCCACTCCAACCCCACCTTGTTCAGGCCCTTGAAAGCCTCAGCTCCCACTTCCCTTCAGCAAAGTCCCCCTCCTGACCTCTCTTGTCCCTGCACCAAAGCCAACAAGACTGCCATTTCCCTCAGTGTTGCCTTTGCTCAGATGAGCACCTGACCCCTGGCCTGTAGGGCTCAGCCCTGAGCTCCCTGCTCTGCCCTGAGAGACCAGTATGGCTGGTGGTGTGTGGGCCCTGCCCCAGCGTGGTCCCTGGCCCAGCCCTGTCTGATCCATAGGTAAGGGTTGGGCCACACCTGCTGTGTCTTGTCCTCTTGGCTGCCTGGATACCGGACTAACTCTGGTAGTGGTGGTAGTGGGAAAAGGTGTCTTCCATTTGTTTTCTGGTGTCCAGGGCAGGACCTGGGTTGATGCAGGGGCCGGTGGGGAGAATAGAGTTGTAAGTGTTCTTGCTCATTTCTGTCCCCTCTCTATGTCCCTCTGGCCCTCACCATGGGGCTCTCCACAGGAGGCTCCTCTGTGCCTGGGgccttcattcattcagcttTCATCATGTCCCTGAGAACCTGTGTATGTGATTCTGAGGGTGGTAGGGTGGTGGGGAGTGGATTGAGCAGTCCACAGGGTGTGGGGTTCAGGGGGACTACCCTCTTCACCCTCTCCTAGAAGTTTTCACTGATTCAGATGCCCCTCCTCTCTCTTCTCACAATAAATCTCGACAGAACGTATCCCACTGTATCATAACtgttgttttacttgtttttctacCCAATTTGATCATAATTCACTGAGGAGAACATCCTTGTCTTATTGGACTTTTTATTTCTGATATCTATcagagtgcttggcacacagtacaTATTCAATGAGAGCTGGAAACTTGAGTTACCTGTAGGCAGGGCCCTGGAGAACTCTGCAGTCATGATTGGGATTTAGAGCTCTAGAGGTATCTGTCTCTGCCACTCGTGATATACAATAAAGGTCAGAAGGTTTTAAGTCAACATGGCTGGGGGAAGGAGCCACTAGCTCTTTCTAAATTAGGTGGTAATAGGCCCTGGCTGCTGGTTGGAAAGCTTGGCCTGAGATGGGCAGCCCCTGTTTGCTGGCCCAAAGTATAGCAGATCTGGGTGGTCAGGAAGTGGTGTGGGCGTTTCTATCAGGTTGTTCACAGTGGAGCAGGACTCCCTGGAGAACCATGTGGCTGAGCACGTTCCTCATAACATGGCCAGAATGTGGAGTGGGGCCTTGTTGAGGTACAGCCTTCAGACTTGGCCCATAGCAGAGAGATGATTTGGAAAAGAGCCTTATTGGGGTTTGTCCAGATGGTCACTGCCTGCCATGCACTTCCTGCCATTATTAAATAAAAAGGGAGCAAGAGAAGTAATGTTAAAAGtagtgaaaaaataaatgattaattaaaaaagataaaactggtaagatacaagTTCAGCGGCTAGAAGTTTATGAACCTGATAAGATAAAGTTAGTAAAGCTCGAAgtttattgttgtcgttaggtgccatcgaatcaatttttgactcatagccaccccatgtgacagagtagaactgcttcacacggttttcttggctgggaatctttatggaagccaaccaccaggtctctctcccacctttgaatcttttggctagcagccaagtatttATCATTGCACCACCTgaacagaagagagaaaaataaaaaggaaaaaagtaatagAAGTTGGGGGAACACTATGATAAAAGACAAATGTATACCCAGAACCAAAGACAGCAAATGTTTTCTCTAAAGGGCCAGATAGGAAATCTTTCAGACTTTGCAAGCCACACAGTCTCACTCAGCCACTCAACCCAGTCCTAGGGTAAGAGCAGCCTTAGACAATCCATAAATGACTGGCTGGGCTGTGTGCCAACAGAAGCTCATTTACATAAACAAGTGGCTGTAGCTGGAGGACTCCTGACTTAGAAGCTTGTATTAAAAGTGcccaagagcttggctgctaaccaaaaaaggttggcagttcgaatccacctgctgctccctggagaccctgtggggcaattctcctccatcccgtaggattgctatgagtcagaatcgacttgacggcaacagctttggttttctGGTTAACTGTATTgaagtcagaaaccctggtggcatagtggttaagtgttgttgctaaccaaaaggttagcagttcaaatccaccaggcactctttggaaactctatggggcagttctactcctctgtcctatagggtcgctatgggtcggaatcaacttgatggcaatgggtttggtttttgggtttatatgaAAGTTAAAATACTAGATTTGAAATGTAAAAGGTGATTaattatcaaaagaaaagaacagtatAACACAAGTCTTAAAAAGGGTGAGATAATAAAGAGTtccaaatgaaaacattttctaaACATTGTCAAATTATActgtaaaagatgaaaacataCATTTCACAGTCTGGCGTAGAACTATCACATCCATGTGCTTCACAGAGGCAACCAAAACAGATGAGTGTACTGTGGCCAGGATCTAGCAGAGGTCCCAGGGCCTGGGGCTCCTTGGGGCTCCTGCAGTCCTCACACCCCATCAGTGAGTCTCTCCTTCTGGATGGGGAAAGAGGGGCTTACTCTCTGTGAGCATGGCTGCCTGATGGTGTCTCCTGCACTGGTCTATCATCACCGTTGTTAATCACGAGTTCTATGCTGAGTATTCCCCATCATCACTGCATTAGctacagaaatgattaagctgAGGAGACCCCAAGACCACAGATTATAGAGAgtagaagtttgttctctcatgTGATAGATCATGGAGAATAGTCCAGGCTGGTAGGGCTGTCCTGCTCCACAAAGTTTTCAGGGTCTCAGGCACCTTCCATCTGTGGCCCTGCCATGTCATTTGGTGCTTCTTCACGAAGTTCATTGAAGCAATTATGACTAtacacaggaaaagagagagagaaatacccTAGGAAACACCTTCCCATTCTACAAATGAAGAGAAAGTTGTGCAGGTTACAGTCATTCACATGGGAGGCTCAGTTGTTTGGCTATACCCAGTCACAGGGT
This region includes:
- the LOC100668813 gene encoding glutathione S-transferase Mu 4-like — translated: MAMTLGYWDFRGLGHPIRLLLEYTDSNYEEKKYTMGDAPDYDRSQWLNEKFKLGLDFPSLPYLIDGARKISQSNAILRYIARKHDLCGETEEEKIRMDILENQVMDFRNDLSRVCYSPDFEKLKPQYLEELPDKMRLFSEFLGKRPWFAGDKITFVDFLAYDVIERSRIFEPKCLDTFPNLKDFIARFEGLERISAYMKSSRFRPRPVFGKDSLWDNK